The genomic interval TTGGTGGGTCAGAGAGCCAACTCACATCCTAACTGTCCaatcctcccagcccccactccctcTGTATTAAGTGAGGACTTGGTGTCAGAGGCGAGAATCACAGCACACACTCTTGGCTCCCAACTGAGTCATTCGCGTCAATGCCCCCACACGTGGGCACTCACCATGGCAACCACAGGCCCTGATTGCATGTACTTCACCAGGCCGGCAAAGAATGGACGGTCCTTCAGGTCAATGTAGTGTTCCTTGAGAAGGTCTTCGGAAGCCTATTTCACGGAACAGAGGATGAGAACTGACCCTCAAACTATCTAAGGATCAGCCATCTAGTTATTTCCCACTCGCTGCTGTTTGAAATGTGAGCTCGTAGCGCACTGATTCTGTTACAAACCAATCCTTTCCCAACACTACCAGAGGGGAGCTGTGCCAGAGACTAAAAGTGCGTCAGCTTTGTACCAATGTCCCCCCTACTGGCCTTGGCTGATCAGAACAGAACCACAGAACATTAGAATTGAATCCAGCCATCCCAACTCAGACAGGAAAACTAACAATACAATGAATTTCCATTCATTGAGAGCAAGCCTCAACTAAAACGTGAAAAGGAAGTCAGGGTTGGGGGGGTCTTGGCAATGGATGAGAAGCAAATTGAACCCGGCCACTTCTCAGGGATACTTCAGATTTATTCAGAAGATGAAGGCGGGTATGGCAACTATGCGATTTCCACACAAACCACTCAAAAGAGCGTGacatctggggcccctgggtggctcagatggttaagcgtctgactgctggtatgagctcaggtcatgatcttgcggtttcatgggttggagccccacgtctggctctgcattggcagcatggagcctgcttgggattctctctctctctctgtttctctctgtctctctctctctgcccctcccctgctagcgctgtctctctctcaaaataaataaataaaacttttaaaaaaagggaggggaaaaagatGACATCTagcaataaataattttgatgaaGAAGGAACTAGAAACTGTCACACTGCCAAGGCCGGTATGTGGGACCAAATCAAATTAGCTGGGGAGGAAACCACCTGCCTAGCAATCCCGACTCACCCAGCTGTGTTCTCTCTTTGCCACTGCGCACACACTTGTTCAGGGTCTAACAAGGACCCTTAGTTTTCCCAGTTCTGTAGGACTGCATTGTGGAGGGCACACTGCAGGGATACCCACAAGCGTGGACATCTGCTGCCAAAAAGCACATTCAGAACATCCTGCCACTCAGCCTCTGGTTGATACTTACTTGCCAAAGTAAAATCACACAGCCGCGTGATCACGCCATGTTAGCAATTCACCCTCTCCCACCAACCCCCAATCCAAATGGAAGACTGGTAGGGGTAGCCTCCGGACACACTGACTTGACCTTCCCTTACCAGAACCCTCTTTTAATTCTAGTCATTGCTTCTGATTATCTTTAATCTGCAGAACAGATTACAgcgtggtttgttttttttttctggaggaggGGACATCAGGTCTTTCCTCCTCCAAGTCACCTATAAACAACCCTAGACTCAAGGCAGTCATCCCTCGCCCCATTCTTCACCAAGCCCACACCCTGGATGGGAACTTGGTATAACAGGAAAAATGCACACACTTAGGAGTCAGAGAGACCCGGGTTAAAATCTTCCCTGCATCACTGACTGCATGCCTTCAGATtcattacttaacctctccaagccCCAGATTCCAACGACCACAGGCATAGAGATAAGTACACCTCTGGGTCATCGTGAGGGCTACAGAAAACACATGCGTCCAGCACATGTGATCAACAATACTGTTCATTTCGCTTTACCTTCAAAACCTAATTTAATATGCAAACTCTCTGGAAAGCAGTACTGACCCGATACCCGGCACTAACGACTCCATCACGTACCCCCCTCTGCATTAACACCCatctacccccccccaccccgccccttaCACTAAAGCGGTTTTCCCAAAACACCACGCGGGAACTACACTGCAAAccaaattccatttaaaatgcacCAGCAGAGTCCAAAGATGACTCTAGTGCTGGGAAAAAAGACTGTCCCCTAATTTATCTGCTCTGAGAATTTGAATTCTCATTTCCCAGGCCTGTCTGAAAAAGGGTTCTTGGCCaattaattcttttcatttttccggAATACTGCTTGGCAGGTGTGTTGCAAATGCGTCTGTTCTCTACTGTTTTCAGGGGGGCTCCCCCAAGACCAAAACCACAGCTTTCCCCCCAACATCCCCTGATGGCGCCTAATATATGCTACACACTAAGTGGGCGGTAAGTAAGGACAGAAAGATTTCCTTGCTGACAAACAACCTGCctcagagagggaggtgggggaggggagaagctcTCTGAAATAATCTGCTCAAGAAGTTCAAGACCAGGAGCTCAAACATGCCCAGGGCTTTGAGTCAGAAATCACAGTGCTGCGGTAACATATGGAACTCTGCATTGCTAAAGGGAAAGGGAGGCTATTTCCAAAGTCCCAGTAATTGGTTTGTTGCAAGACTCAGCCACAACGCCAGCCACCGAGTTGTTTCCAGGTCTCAGGACATCTGTGTTCACCCTTCGTGGGGAAGACTacaaaggaggggaagggagaatccGAGAGGCTAACGTACAACGTTGCCCTGTACTCCGAGAGAACAGAAATATGAAGAATGAAGTCCACTTACCTGAATTAATTTCATAGCAACGAGGCGGAATCCCTTTTGCTCAAAACGCTTGATGATCTCTCCCACGAGGCCACGCTGGACCCCATCAGGCTTGATGGCAATGAAGGTGCGTTCGCTGTTGGCCATGGTCCTGAGGATAGACAGCTGCAGGGATGAAACAGCACTGAATATCCTGCCTACATCATTATCCTTCTCAAGCGGATTACCCCATAAAGCTGGTTTATATCTGTCAAGCCAACTCCAAAAGTctctttggtaaaaaaaaaaaatgcgttcACCACAAGTGCCGCACTGAAAATACTCTAGAAGAGCACACGTATAAAAAATGTTCCTAAAGGGGGCACCTGAGTCagtcaggctcaggtcatgatctcagtttcataagttcgagtcccacatcaggttgtCTGCTcaccacgtggagcctgcttgggattctccctctctctctgctcctcgtcccgtcatttgcactctgtctctctcaaaataaataaattaaaaagagaggggcctgggtcgttcagtcggttgagcgccaactttggtgcagctcatgatctcacagttcataagttcaagccccttgtctggctctgtgctgactgctcagagactggagcctccttcaggttccgtctccctctctctctgcccctccctactcattctctctctctctctcaagaataaaataaatgtaaaaaaaaaggacattttgttaaaaaaaaaaaaaagtacctaaaggaaaaaagaactttccctaaaagaaaaaacaaagaaacccaaaaaCCCAATTCCTCCTCAGTGCCCTTAATTCTGAACTAATATCCCAGGATGGGGGAGCGTGCAAAAGCAGGGACCATATAATTTCTATGGCATTTGACTTAATAAGCTTCCATTAAGCATCTATTTTGTATCCAACACTGTGGCAGAACTAAGGTAggggatgttaaaaaaaaaaggaagaagacattTTGTGAATAATCCAGAGAAGGGAAACTAGAGGGATAAAGTGGTGCCAGGCAAAAAGCAGAATGAAACGGTCTGACCTACTACCACAGTCATGGTATTAGGACTGAAAGGGGGTTTAGAGATTATTTCATTGGAATCCCTTTCATTTTACGAACGAGAAAACAAATCTAGGGCACCAGAATGAAGGCCAAATTCCCAATTTCCCGATGCAATTTATGCTCCATCATAAGACATCATGAAGATTCTGACAAACCAGTAAAAGGTGGATCTTGAGAGAACTAGGGCCACGTGAAATGGGACATCGTGCAGGAAAGAGGCCTAGAGAATGTCTATCCCAGACCTCGCCTTTTACAGAGAAGACTGGGCTCATGACCTGCTCTGTCTACCCAAGATGAGAATGGAGGAGGCCCCTGACCTTGAAAGACAATCCCTAATGTGGATCGCCACACCACCTCCTGGCTCTCTCTTCCTGTACTTTAACCTCTTATTACAGCACCTTAACatatttgaattttctgtttgtgGGTCTGTCTCCCCACTGGTCTGCGGCCTGTATACACGTATGGTTTACTGCTGTGTCTGTCCCTGGCACCTAGCCTCCTGGCCCAGCACTCAATAAGagcaaagaaaatatcttaaatggTAATCACCCTGCACCTccgagaaaaagagacaaagcccAAAGGCTGGCGGAGAACTCCCAATGGAAGCTCGAGACAGGCAGAGATTCCACAGGAGAAAATGGGGGTAAGGAGCCAAAATACTCCTT from Panthera leo isolate Ple1 chromosome E1, P.leo_Ple1_pat1.1, whole genome shotgun sequence carries:
- the LOC122206650 gene encoding nucleoside diphosphate kinase A, with product MANSERTFIAIKPDGVQRGLVGEIIKRFEQKGFRLVAMKLIQASEDLLKEHYIDLKDRPFFAGLVKYMQSGPVVAMVWEGLNVVKTGRVMLGETNPADSKPGTIRGDFCIQVGRNIIHGSDSVESAEKEIGLWFQPEELVDYKSCAQNWIYE